The genomic window GTGACAATAGGCGGCGTGGAGTTATCTAGATTATTGCAGTTTAAACCCTCCCACAAAAACTGTTTAGGAACGCATGGATCTCCTTGCCAGCTGATTTTACTTAATCCATAAGTGCTTTGGATACTCTTGATAGCAGCAACTAGAATAAAGTTATTGTTGCATCAAAAAACAACCcatgaaattatatttatagagGAAATTGATTGAAACATATAGACTTACCATCATCTGGATTTGTTTCCATCTGTGGAAAATCGATCACGGTGAAAACCTCAAGAGCGTTCATGAGAGGAGGAAGAGTAGACTTAGGTGTTTTCGTCAACTCCAAGAGGCATGTCCCATCTTCACATTGTTGTGGTGTCGAATAGAAAATGGTTTCGGTGGCTAACGTTTTAGGGCTGTAGCGTTCATAAGCAAGTTTTCCATTCAACGTCACTTTGAATTCTCGGGTATCGAGGGACCGTAGAGTTTGAATCTCGGCAAAATGCATGTACACATAAAATTGGGTTGTGGAAGATGGCAATAACCATGAGAAGTTCCATGTTCCAAAAGTACTTATAGGCGTTGAGGCTGACGCCATCACAACTTCTGGTGGTGCATAACCATTAGAACTGTTTATATTCAGATTGGTTGTTAACTCTGTCCACTCTTTTGCATCAAAGAATGGATACCATTTACGATCATTGACATCATCAGGGTAcctatcaaaaatatttttgtcatgTATTAAAGACTAACATTTtacttaaaaacaaacttactgaaacaaatcaaaatccataTTAATAAACCAAGATGCTAGAAAAATGTCTATACCAAATGAACCCAATCCGAGTTTTGTGCAACCAAAAACCTAATAAGTAATTATAATCTTTAAACTTCAATATATACACTAAATTTATTAAAggtttaaaacaaataatcttCGTTAAAAAGTTTATCCTAAACGGATCAAACAGAACcagaaaccaaattttgttcaTGATTAAGTGAAAGGGCGTGATTCATACCGTATGTTTTGGCCTGAACCGCTGAAATAATATCGGAAGAAATACTTCAGAGAGCCACTCTGAGTATTGTAAGTATTGTTTTTAAGTGGTCGTAGCTCTAACGTATTAATCATAGGTGAGCTTGTTCCTGTCTTAACAAGACAGACCTGGAGAGACTTAGATATGGTCTTGTGGATAATCTCCTGGATAGTACCATTGGTCCGTCCATTCATATCAACCGTTACCCATAGATTCGGACCAAGGTAAAGATCGAAACTCGGGGGATTGTTAAGACCATCGTAGTTACCATACACAAATACAGCTTTGATCAGATAGTTTGTGTCTTGCGTGACATTCAAGGTATAGCAGTTTCGGAATCCGTCCGGGAAGTATCTAAGCTTCAAAGACGGTTTACTGAAGATCGACTCGAACGCTTTCTGGATTCTTCCAGTTTTGCCACTCTGCACGAAACCATCGTCCGTCGAGTATGTTAATCCGGTTGAAGGATCGTTGTAAGGAGGCTCATTTGGCAATGACCCGCAATCCAAACTAATGAATCCTAGTAACACAAGCGAACAAAATGTATCAGAAAACTAAGTAAGAACATAATTTCGACGAAAcattatcaaaaacaacaaagaaatgtgtatatgtatatacctTTTTGGTCTTGTGCTTCAACGAGGTGTAAAAGAGCAtagaaagagatgaagatcAACGCACATAACCTAATTGCTTGAGGATGGTACTCCATTATTCTTctatgaaacaaaagagagagacatttacaaaaagaaaaagcagagGTTTGAGATATCTAGGCAATAATGGAAATTATTGAAAACTAATAAGCACGACGTTATTTTTGTAGGTCaacttatgaaaaaaaatatgtatacaaGAGTCGGTTGTCTCGAAcctaaataaaactaaactaatatgtttgatttgattaacattctataaagatttaaaaattaaCGATCCAATAATCTTCCAATGCCGTTTAGTTGATGTCAATGTCCTGTTTTTTAACGTTGTATTCGTACGTATGCATAATGCACTAATATATCTTATTTTCGactaaataaatcaaattgaagtaaataatataacttggtttttgctttttgtatTCAATTCAGTTTTGGTTAGGCGCGTTTGttaggtttttgatttttttttcttttcttttagtttatatacatAGAATCCATATTGAACAATatcttggtttggtttggttcgacACACTTTAGTTTTAATTTGAATTCCAATTTCCAGAAACTGCCATCCATATTCCAtggtaagaaacaaaaaaaaaaaaaatccaattcaATGGCAAATGAATAGCCAAATAGGTAAGCTACAACGTGGAAGACTAATTTTACATTGTttaaaaagaagcaaagattGTGAGGATCAAAATGGTTCCAAAGGCCCAACAATCACAACAAactttgataaaaaaaagaagtaaacgTAGCAATTGGCTTCGCTAGCTGGAAGCTGGTCCAGGGAGGATACGTGCATGgaacacacaacaaaacctTCTTATGATTTAAATGGTCGTTGACTTTTGACCCTTGTGGTTTTTTGGACAAAACCctgtgtttttatttcatttctataaaaaagatttatctgcctttgttatgttttcttcttattaatTAAGTTATCATCGGACAAAGTTCAATTActagttattaaaaaaaaaggttctaTAGTTATTATAagtttgtaacaaaaaaaaaaatgttgtcaGAATCAGTTGATAACACATTTGTCTAATTCCTTCAATTTTGGGCCAATGAAATTCGAAAGCCCAAATTACATAATGGGCCGAACCATAttattctctctctcgctctctttctttctctgtgcTCTTCTCCTTCACGGCGAAGTGACTCACTTCCATGGATTCCTCTCTGCTCTCGGCGGCTACGGCCGATACCTTCAACGGCAATGCGGCGGATCAAATTCCTCCTCCGTTACAGCCTCCGGGAACGGATATGACTGGAATTTCCTTCAGGGATCAGCTCTGGATCAATTCATACCCTCTTGATCGTAACTACATCTTCGATTACTTCGCTTTGTCTCCTTTCTACGATACAACTTGCAACAATGAGATTCTTCGGAGAAGATCCATTCACCCTCTCGATCTCTCTCACCTCTCGTAAGCTCCTCCTCACTGCTCTACAGATAGGGTTATGTTGAAACTCATAAAGGTTTCAACTTTAGGtcgaattagggtttggtCTCACCTGGGATACTGTTAGAGAAATGGAGATAGATTTAGGTGGAGAATTTAGTGACAATGTTTGATTGAAACCATTGTGATTATATTATGTAGGAAGATGACAGGTCTAGAATATATGTTAACTGATGCTACTGAACCAAACCTGTTCGTCTTTCGTAAGCAAAAGAGAGATGGTCCTGAGAAAGTCACACCGATGCTAACATATTATATCTTGGATGGTTCTATTTACCAAGCTCCTCAGCTTTGTAGTGTCTTCGCAGCTCGAGTTGTaagtttcttcctcttttgatTTGTGTGTTGCTGATGATAGTTGTCTGTTTTAGTTTCTGAaacgttttgttttcttctctttctcattttgtaTGTTTGAATCAGAGTCGGactatttataatatatccAAGGCTTTCACTGATGCTGCATCGAAATTGGAGACCATTAGACAAGGTAAGGTTTCGTTCTCTTCCAAAAGATCGATGGCTTTGTATGAAACTGGAcgaaatatatatgttgtttgtATGAACTATTTGTAGACTTGCAAGTGTGCTTAGTTGCAATAGTCTTAAGTTTATCAGTTAACTTAGGAAGCtactttttgttgattttcaagCTCATGGCCAATGGTGAACAAGTTTATGGCTTTAACAAGTTCTTGTGTAACAGTTGCCCTTTGCTGCAACTTGAGGTAGATAAATTACTTCATCAGTATTGTGATTTTTTATCTATATGTTCTAGTTGATACTGAAAACCAGAACGAACCTGCTGAGTCGAAGCCTGCTAGTGAGACAGTTGATCTAAAGGAAATGAAGCGAGTCGATGTCATTCTTACCTCATTATATCGCAAGGTACATTTGTATTTGTGAAAAAATCTACTTACTGTATCACTAAAGATCTCTTGTTGGCATGACGAATGTTACTGACTCTACTTCTTATACTTCTCTTCTGATTGTGAGACTTGCTTTTTTGTGTTGCGTTGTGCAGTTAGCGCCACCACCTCCACCCCCACCCTTTCCTGAAGGTTATGTTAGCCAAGAAGCATTAGGAGAAAAGGAAGAGCTTGGAACACAGGGAGGAGAGTCACAACCGCCTCAAGTTGATCCAATTATCGATCAAGGTCCTGCTAAAAGAATGAAGTTCTAAGCTCATCAAAATTGTTTCTTCATCTATGCATGTATAGAATTTTTAGGTACTAGCAAAGGCTCTTCTACTTTTTCGCATTGTTTAATCTGAACTCCTTACACAATTGTTGACATGATTACTTCTCATAAAGTTTCGCATATGAAAGTCATCTCACCGCAACTACCTCAAGGTCAACTAAGCAATAATTGCAGCATGTATTTATTTCAGTATCTATCATGTAGATGGCTTATTTTGGTCAACGGTAACTAGATTTGATCTTCTTGGCCAACTTGTTCAGTTTACTTCCTCTCTCTTCCCCGGCTATATAGTCATCTTCACACCAtggtttcaagtttcaacagCAGCTAATCGGTTTCGTTCACTCacattttcatattcataCATCTTAAAGCTGCGATGAAAACCGGGTCAGCAAGGTCTACCATCCTCctatatgttttatttctcGCACTGGTCTTGTCTCCAACACTTCCATGTCAAGCAGCTAGTGTCCCTCTAGGAGGTAAGCTAATTAATCTCTGAAATTTCTCCCATCTACTATCactctctctgttttggtttttcataGGGAGAAATTGATTTATTAATGGAAAAGTGAAGGGCGTAAGATGATGGCGCCACCACCACCTATTCTCATGTGTACACAGTGTGCATGTTGTGCACCGGCTCCACCCGGTTCTTGCTGCCGTTGTGGCTGTTCTGGTGGTCCCTGAAGACTCTGACTTATGCTATCCAATGTGCTATCCAAGGTCCTTAATTCcttataatatgtatgaacaCGTAAACAAAAAGTGTATTCTgtgttttgaataataaaaccTTTGGGTTCTGCTCAGTACTTATATGTTTATAAGTTAGTTTTGATGTCCTCCTTGGAGAGTTGATGAACTActgtaaaaaattaaaaatgtcgAAATCCTAGAGTTCACAACAATGTCGAAGTTAATCTTTCGGGTTATGAATGTAAAACCATGTTTACAATACATGCATCTTTGTTTGAAGTTTATAAAAGTCAGCTAAAAATGGTACAAGGTTATTTCTTCATCTATGCTTGTACAGAATTTTTAGGTGCTAGCAAAGGCTCTTCTATCATCGTTTAATATGAACTCGTTACACAAAGTCATCTCATGCAAACTACCTCAAGGTCAACTAATCGCAATAGTTGCAACATGTATTTATTGCAATATCTATCAGGTAGATGGTGATATCAGAAGATAGTGTATATCAATTACCGtgtgaaatcaaaatatagcTGCATCATCAAAACTAATGGCTTATTTTGGTCAATAGTAACTAGATTTAAtctcttaaatattttattgctAAGTCCTCTTCTTGACCAAACGTCC from Arabidopsis thaliana chromosome 3, partial sequence includes these protein-coding regions:
- a CDS encoding uncharacterized protein (unknown protein; LOCATED IN: endomembrane system; BEST Arabidopsis thaliana protein match is: unknown protein (TAIR:AT3G21352.1).) — encoded protein: MKTGSARSTILLYVLFLALVLSPTLPCQAASVPLGGRKMMAPPPPILMCTQCACCAPAPPGSCCRCGCSGGP
- a CDS encoding Leucine-rich repeat protein kinase family protein; amino-acid sequence: MEYHPQAIRLCALIFISFYALLHLVEAQDQKGFISLDCGSLPNEPPYNDPSTGLTYSTDDGFVQSGKTGRIQKAFESIFSKPSLKLRYFPDGFRNCYTLNVTQDTNYLIKAVFVYGNYDGLNNPPSFDLYLGPNLWVTVDMNGRTNGTIQEIIHKTISKSLQVCLVKTGTSSPMINTLELRPLKNNTYNTQSGSLKYFFRYYFSGSGQNIRYPDDVNDRKWYPFFDAKEWTELTTNLNINSSNGYAPPEVVMASASTPISTFGTWNFSWLLPSSTTQFYVYMHFAEIQTLRSLDTREFKVTLNGKLAYERYSPKTLATETIFYSTPQQCEDGTCLLELTKTPKSTLPPLMNALEVFTVIDFPQMETNPDDVAAIKSIQSTYGLSKISWQGDPCVPKQFLWEGLNCNNLDNSTPPIVTSLNLSSSHLTGIIAQGIQNLTHLQELDLSNNNLTGGIPEFLADIKSLLVINLSGNNFNGSIPQILLQKKGLKLILEGNANLICPDGLCVNKAGNGGAKKMNVVIPIVASVAFVVVLGSALAFFFIFKKKKTSNSQDLGPSSYTQVSEVRTIRSSESAIMTKNRRFTYSEVVTMTNNFERVLGKGGFGMVYHGTVNNTEQVAVKMLSHSSSQGYKEFKAEVELLLRVHHKNLVGLVGYCDEGENLALIYEYMANGDLREHMSGKRGGSILNWETRLKIVVESAQGLI
- the MED6 gene encoding RNA polymerase transcriptional regulation mediator-like protein (MED6; FUNCTIONS IN: RNA polymerase II transcription mediator activity; INVOLVED IN: regulation of transcription from RNA polymerase II promoter; LOCATED IN: mediator complex; EXPRESSED IN: 22 plant structures; EXPRESSED DURING: 13 growth stages; CONTAINS InterPro DOMAIN/s: Mediator complex, subunit Med6, metazoa/plant (InterPro:IPR016820), Mediator complex, subunit Med6 (InterPro:IPR007018); Has 344 Blast hits to 344 proteins in 167 species: Archae - 0; Bacteria - 0; Metazoa - 146; Fungi - 139; Plants - 37; Viruses - 0; Other Eukaryotes - 22 (source: NCBI BLink).), which translates into the protein MDSSLLSAATADTFNGNAADQIPPPLQPPGTDMTGISFRDQLWINSYPLDRNYIFDYFALSPFYDTTCNNEILRRRSIHPLDLSHLSKMTGLEYMLTDATEPNLFVFRKQKRDGPEKVTPMLTYYILDGSIYQAPQLCSVFAARVSRTIYNISKAFTDAASKLETIRQVDTENQNEPAESKPASETVDLKEMKRVDVILTSLYRKLAPPPPPPPFPEGYVSQEALGEKEELGTQGGESQPPQVDPIIDQGPAKRMKF
- the MED6 gene encoding RNA polymerase transcriptional regulation mediator-like protein (MED6; FUNCTIONS IN: RNA polymerase II transcription mediator activity; INVOLVED IN: regulation of transcription from RNA polymerase II promoter; LOCATED IN: mediator complex; EXPRESSED IN: 22 plant structures; EXPRESSED DURING: 13 growth stages; CONTAINS InterPro DOMAIN/s: Mediator complex, subunit Med6 (InterPro:IPR007018), Mediator complex, subunit Med6, metazoa/plant (InterPro:IPR016820); Has 341 Blast hits to 341 proteins in 163 species: Archae - 0; Bacteria - 0; Metazoa - 148; Fungi - 132; Plants - 38; Viruses - 0; Other Eukaryotes - 23 (source: NCBI BLink).) codes for the protein MDSSLLSAATADTFNGNAADQIPPPLQPPGTDMTGISFRDQLWINSYPLDRNYIFDYFALSPFYDTTCNNEILRRRSIHPLDLSHLSKMTGLEYMLTDATEPNLFVFRKQKRDGPEKVTPMLTYYILDGSIYQAPQLCSVFAARVSRTIYNISKAFTDAASKLETIRQDLQVCLVAIVLSLSVNLGSYFLLIFKLMANGEQVYGFNKFLFDTENQNEPAESKPASETVDLKEMKRVDVILTSLYRKLAPPPPPPPFPEGYVSQEALGEKEELGTQGGESQPPQVDPIIDQGPAKRMKF